In one Candidatus Angelobacter sp. genomic region, the following are encoded:
- a CDS encoding 50S ribosomal protein L11 methyltransferase, whose protein sequence is MYLTRFPCRRAEAHARLRAGLKRIRGCGLRTGVARVAFRRVRSEDWAESWKKHFKPLEIGRALLIRPTWSHRRPRSNQAVVVLDPGLSFGTGQHPTTIFCLEQLVTRRRPADPQSFLDMGTGSGILAIAAAKLGYHPVHAFDHDPTAIRVANANALQNHAEGLIRFNHKDLSRMPAHAHRKFHLICANLVCDLLIEQSKRILSFLEPNGILVLAGTVVDQFPEVASVYKAGGLKLLEIRTTKEWQSAAFTPR, encoded by the coding sequence GTGTACCTGACAAGATTTCCCTGTCGGCGTGCTGAAGCCCACGCACGCCTGCGGGCCGGCCTGAAGCGAATCCGCGGTTGTGGCTTGCGTACAGGCGTCGCTCGCGTTGCCTTCCGCCGGGTTCGTTCCGAAGACTGGGCGGAATCCTGGAAGAAACATTTCAAACCGCTCGAAATTGGCCGGGCACTGCTGATCAGGCCGACGTGGAGCCATCGTCGTCCGCGATCAAACCAAGCTGTCGTTGTGCTTGACCCCGGCCTTAGCTTTGGCACGGGGCAACATCCGACGACGATTTTCTGTCTCGAACAACTCGTTACTCGACGACGGCCCGCAGATCCGCAATCCTTTCTCGACATGGGCACAGGCTCCGGAATCCTCGCGATCGCGGCAGCGAAACTTGGCTACCACCCGGTTCACGCGTTCGACCACGATCCGACCGCAATCCGGGTTGCGAATGCCAACGCCCTGCAGAACCACGCCGAAGGACTCATTCGTTTCAATCACAAAGACTTGAGCCGGATGCCAGCCCACGCCCACCGTAAGTTTCATCTGATCTGTGCAAACCTCGTTTGCGACCTTTTGATCGAACAGTCAAAGCGCATTCTGTCGTTTCTCGAACCCAACGGCATACTTGTGCTCGCCGGCACAGTTGTGGACCAGTTCCCGGAAGTGGCAAGCGTCTATAAGGCTGGTGGCTTGAAGCTGCTCGAAATAAGAACGACAAAGGAATGGCAGTCGGCAGCATTTACCCCCAGGTGA